In a genomic window of Streptomyces koelreuteriae:
- a CDS encoding protein meaA: MSERQKDRPWLMRTYAGHSTAEASNELYRRNLAKGQTGLSVAFDLPTQTGYDSDHILARGEVGRVGVPIAHLGDMRRLFQDIPLEQMNTSMTINATAMWLLALYQVVAEEQGADITKLQGTTQNDIVKEYLSRGTHVFPPGPSLRLTTDMIAYTVSHIPKWNPINICSYHLQEAGATPVQEIAYAMSTAIAVLDAVRDSGQVPQERMGDVVGRISFFVNAGVRFVEEMCKMRAFGRIWDKVTRERYGIDNPKHRRFRYGVQVNSLGLTEAQPENNVQRIVLEMLAVTLSKDARARAVQLPAWNEALGLPRPWDQQWSLRIQQVLAYESDLLEYEDIFEGSKVIEAKVEELVESALAEIDRIQEMGGAMAAVESGYLKSQLVSSHAERRGRIESGQEKIIGVNAFEGTEPNPLTADLDTAIQTVDPAVEARVIAGLQNWRDNRYQPPFNHPRPCKALERLKDAARGTENLMEATLECARAGATTGEWAGALREVFGEFRAPTGVSSAPVAVPVEEGSALAVVRRKVDLTAKDLDVGKLRFLVGKPGLDGHSNGAEQIAVRARDAGFEVVYQGIRLTPEQIVDAALAEDVHAVGLSILSGSHAQLVPDVLERLRVAGATDIPVIAGGIIPNGDAEQLRQAGVAAVFTPKDFDITGIIGRIVDEIRKANKLDPLEVPA, encoded by the coding sequence ATGAGTGAGCGTCAGAAGGACCGGCCGTGGCTCATGCGCACGTACGCCGGTCACTCCACGGCCGAGGCGTCCAACGAGCTGTACCGACGCAACCTCGCCAAGGGGCAGACAGGTCTGTCGGTGGCGTTCGACCTGCCGACGCAGACCGGCTACGACTCCGACCACATCCTCGCCCGCGGCGAGGTCGGCCGGGTCGGTGTGCCGATCGCGCACCTCGGTGACATGCGCCGGCTGTTCCAGGACATCCCCCTGGAGCAGATGAACACCTCGATGACCATCAACGCCACGGCCATGTGGCTGCTGGCGCTCTACCAGGTCGTCGCCGAGGAGCAGGGTGCGGACATCACCAAGCTCCAGGGCACGACCCAGAACGACATCGTCAAGGAGTACCTGTCCCGGGGCACGCATGTGTTCCCGCCGGGGCCGAGCCTCCGTCTGACGACGGACATGATCGCGTACACGGTCTCCCACATCCCGAAGTGGAACCCGATCAACATCTGCAGCTACCACCTGCAGGAGGCGGGCGCCACGCCGGTGCAGGAGATCGCGTACGCGATGTCCACCGCGATCGCCGTGCTCGACGCCGTGCGCGACTCCGGCCAGGTGCCGCAGGAGCGCATGGGCGACGTCGTCGGCCGTATCTCGTTCTTCGTGAACGCGGGCGTCCGCTTCGTCGAGGAGATGTGCAAGATGCGCGCCTTCGGCCGCATCTGGGACAAGGTCACCCGCGAGCGGTACGGCATCGACAACCCCAAGCACCGCCGCTTCCGCTACGGCGTCCAGGTCAACTCCCTGGGCCTGACGGAGGCGCAGCCGGAGAACAACGTCCAGCGGATCGTGCTCGAGATGCTGGCCGTCACCCTCTCCAAGGACGCACGCGCGCGTGCCGTGCAGCTGCCCGCCTGGAACGAGGCGCTGGGCCTGCCCCGCCCCTGGGACCAGCAGTGGTCGCTGCGCATCCAGCAGGTGCTGGCCTACGAGAGCGATCTGCTGGAGTACGAGGACATCTTCGAGGGCTCGAAGGTGATCGAGGCGAAGGTGGAGGAGCTGGTCGAGTCCGCCCTCGCGGAGATCGACCGCATCCAGGAGATGGGCGGCGCCATGGCGGCCGTCGAGTCCGGCTACCTCAAGTCGCAGCTCGTCTCCTCGCACGCCGAGCGCCGGGGCCGGATCGAGTCCGGCCAGGAGAAGATCATCGGTGTCAACGCCTTCGAGGGCACCGAGCCGAACCCGCTGACCGCCGATCTGGACACCGCGATCCAGACGGTCGACCCGGCGGTCGAGGCCCGGGTGATCGCGGGCCTGCAGAACTGGCGCGACAACCGCTACCAGCCGCCCTTCAACCACCCGCGCCCCTGCAAGGCGCTGGAGCGGCTGAAGGACGCCGCCCGGGGCACCGAGAACCTCATGGAGGCCACCCTGGAGTGCGCCCGCGCCGGGGCGACGACCGGTGAGTGGGCCGGGGCCCTGCGCGAGGTGTTCGGCGAGTTCCGCGCCCCGACGGGCGTCTCGTCGGCGCCCGTGGCCGTCCCCGTCGAGGAGGGCAGCGCGCTGGCCGTGGTCCGCCGCAAGGTGGATCTGACGGCCAAGGACCTGGACGTCGGCAAGCTGCGCTTCCTGGTCGGCAAGCCGGGCCTGGACGGGCACTCCAACGGCGCGGAGCAGATCGCCGTGCGCGCGCGTGACGCCGGCTTCGAGGTGGTCTACCAGGGCATCCGGCTGACGCCCGAGCAGATCGTGGACGCGGCCCTCGCCGAGGACGTGCACGCGGTCGGCCTGTCCATCCTGTCCGGCTCGCACGCCCAACTGGTCCCGGACGTGCTCGAACGGCTGCGTGTGGCCGGTGCCACAGATATACCCGTGATCGCCGGTGGCATCATCCCGAATGGTGACGCCGAGCAGCTCAGGCAAGCCGGAGTGGCCGCCGTCTTCACCCCGAAGGACTTCGACATCACCGGAATCATCGGCCGCATCGTCGACGAGATCCGGAAAGCGAACAAGCTCGACCCCCTGGAGGTCCCCGCATGA
- a CDS encoding HpcH/HpaI aldolase/citrate lyase family protein → MTTVNRLRPRRSCLAVPGSNPRFLEKAQGLPADQVFLDLEDACAPLAKPEARHTIVKFLNEGDWTGKTRVVRVNDWTTEWTYRDVVTVVEGAGQNLDCIMLPKVQTAQQVVALDLLLTQIEKTMGFEVGKIGIEAQIENAQGLNNVNEIATASPRVETIIFGPADFMASINMKSLVVGEQPPGYPADAYHYILMKILMAARANNLQAIDGPYLQIRNIDGYREVAQRAAALGFDGKWVLHPGQVEASNEIFSPSQEDYDHAELILDAYDYYTSEAGGKKGSAMLGDEMIDEASRKMALVVSGKGRAAGMRRTSKFEIPEA, encoded by the coding sequence ATGACCACGGTCAACCGCCTTCGCCCCCGGCGTTCCTGCCTGGCGGTACCGGGCTCGAACCCCCGGTTCCTGGAGAAGGCCCAGGGCCTCCCGGCGGACCAGGTCTTCCTCGACCTGGAGGACGCGTGCGCCCCGCTCGCCAAGCCCGAGGCGCGGCACACCATCGTCAAGTTCCTCAACGAGGGCGACTGGACGGGCAAGACGCGCGTCGTGCGGGTCAACGACTGGACGACCGAGTGGACGTACCGGGACGTCGTCACGGTCGTCGAGGGCGCCGGCCAGAACCTCGACTGCATCATGCTGCCGAAGGTGCAGACGGCCCAGCAGGTCGTCGCCCTGGACCTGCTGCTGACGCAGATCGAGAAGACGATGGGCTTCGAGGTCGGCAAGATCGGCATCGAGGCGCAGATCGAGAACGCGCAGGGCCTGAACAACGTCAACGAGATCGCGACGGCCTCCCCGCGCGTCGAGACCATCATCTTCGGCCCGGCCGACTTCATGGCCTCCATCAACATGAAGTCGCTGGTCGTGGGCGAGCAGCCGCCCGGCTACCCGGCGGACGCCTACCACTACATCCTGATGAAGATCCTGATGGCGGCCCGCGCCAACAACCTCCAGGCGATCGACGGCCCGTACCTGCAGATCCGCAACATCGACGGCTACCGCGAGGTCGCCCAGCGCGCCGCCGCCCTCGGCTTCGACGGCAAGTGGGTGCTGCACCCGGGCCAGGTCGAGGCGTCCAACGAGATCTTCTCGCCGTCACAGGAGGACTACGACCACGCCGAGCTGATCCTGGACGCGTACGACTACTACACGTCCGAGGCCGGGGGCAAGAAGGGCTCCGCGATGCTCGGCGACGAGATGATCGACGAGGCCAGCCGCAAGATGGCCCTGGTCGTCTCCGGCAAGGGACGCGCCGCCGGCATGCGGCGCACCAGCAAGTTCGAGATCCCGGAGGCGTGA
- a CDS encoding MaoC family dehydratase translates to MQFGRTYEEFEVGATYKHWPGKTVTEYDDHLFCLLTMNHHPLHMDVNYAEKTTDFGKNVVVGNYIYSLLLGMSVPDISGKAIANLEIESLKHVAPTFHGDTLYGQTTVLDKWPSKSKNDRGIVYVETKGYKQDGTLVCVFRRKVMVPTETYIKERGGEQPGRPELKEQEK, encoded by the coding sequence ATGCAGTTCGGACGCACCTACGAGGAGTTCGAGGTCGGGGCGACGTACAAGCACTGGCCGGGAAAGACGGTCACGGAGTACGACGACCACCTGTTCTGTCTCCTCACCATGAACCACCACCCGCTCCACATGGACGTCAACTACGCCGAGAAGACGACGGACTTCGGCAAGAACGTGGTGGTCGGGAACTACATCTACTCCCTCCTGCTCGGCATGTCCGTCCCGGACATCTCCGGCAAGGCCATCGCCAACCTGGAGATCGAGTCGCTCAAGCACGTGGCGCCGACCTTCCACGGTGACACGCTCTACGGCCAGACGACCGTGCTCGACAAGTGGCCGTCGAAGTCGAAGAACGACCGCGGGATCGTCTACGTCGAGACCAAGGGCTACAAGCAGGACGGCACGCTGGTCTGCGTGTTCCGCCGCAAGGTCATGGTGCCGACCGAGACCTACATCAAGGAGCGCGGCGGCGAGCAGCCCGGCCGCCCGGAGCTCAAGGAGCAGGAGAAGTAG
- a CDS encoding acyl-CoA dehydrogenase family protein, whose product MARLAQTAGLTDIQQEILSTVRDFVDKEIIPVATELEHRDEYPQQIVDGLKELGLFGLMIPEEYGGLGESLLTYALCVEEIARGWMSVSGIINTHFIVAYMLKQHGTQEQKDHFLPRMAAGDIRGAFSMSEPALGSDVSAITSKAVRDGEEYVLNGQKMWLTNGGTSSLVAVLVRSDEGHPEGTAPHKSMTTFLVEKEPGFGEVRPGLTIPGKIDKMGYKGVDTTELIMDGLRIPADRVLGGVTGRGFYQMMDGVEVGRVNVAARGCGVAQRAFELGVRYAQQRHTFGKAIAQHQAIQFKLAEMATKVEAAHAMMVNAARKKDSGERNDLEAGMAKYLASEYCKEVVEDAFRIHGGYGFSKEYEIERLYREAPMLLIGEGTAEIQKMIIGRRLLEEYRFQG is encoded by the coding sequence ATGGCGCGACTCGCCCAGACCGCCGGTCTGACGGACATCCAGCAGGAGATCCTGTCCACCGTCCGGGACTTCGTGGACAAGGAGATCATCCCGGTCGCCACGGAGCTGGAGCACCGCGACGAGTACCCCCAACAGATCGTCGACGGGCTGAAGGAGTTGGGCCTGTTCGGCCTGATGATTCCCGAGGAGTACGGGGGTCTGGGCGAGTCTCTCCTGACGTACGCGCTGTGCGTAGAGGAGATCGCCCGCGGGTGGATGTCGGTGTCCGGCATCATCAACACCCACTTCATCGTGGCGTACATGCTCAAGCAGCACGGGACGCAGGAACAGAAGGACCATTTCCTGCCGAGGATGGCCGCGGGCGACATCCGCGGCGCGTTCTCGATGTCGGAGCCGGCCCTCGGCTCGGACGTCTCGGCGATCACGTCGAAGGCGGTGCGGGACGGCGAGGAGTACGTCCTGAACGGCCAGAAGATGTGGCTGACGAACGGCGGAACGTCGTCGCTGGTGGCCGTTCTGGTCCGAAGTGACGAAGGTCACCCCGAGGGCACCGCGCCCCACAAGTCGATGACGACCTTCCTCGTCGAGAAGGAGCCCGGCTTCGGCGAGGTCCGCCCCGGTCTCACCATCCCGGGGAAGATCGACAAGATGGGTTACAAGGGTGTCGACACCACCGAACTCATCATGGATGGCCTGCGGATTCCTGCGGATCGTGTGCTCGGCGGGGTCACCGGCCGTGGTTTCTACCAGATGATGGACGGCGTCGAGGTCGGGCGCGTCAACGTGGCGGCACGTGGCTGCGGCGTCGCTCAGCGTGCGTTCGAACTGGGCGTCCGGTACGCGCAGCAGCGTCACACCTTCGGAAAGGCGATCGCCCAGCACCAGGCGATCCAGTTCAAGCTGGCCGAGATGGCTACCAAGGTCGAGGCCGCGCATGCGATGATGGTGAATGCAGCTCGCAAAAAGGACTCCGGTGAGCGAAACGACCTCGAGGCTGGGATGGCGAAGTACCTCGCCTCCGAGTACTGCAAGGAGGTCGTCGAGGACGCCTTCCGGATCCACGGCGGCTACGGCTTCTCCAAGGAGTACGAGATCGAGCGCCTCTACCGCGAGGCTCCGATGCTGCTCATCGGTGAAGGTACCGCCGAGATCCAGAAAATGATCATCGGTCGGCGACTGCTCGAAGAGTATCGATTCCAGGGCTAG
- a CDS encoding phosphatidylserine decarboxylase yields the protein MPHSQTSAPRDSRAGVRLARGASPWLLPTVATAALSLARARRSGAAKAVAVPATALAAGMLWFFRDPEREITQGRVISPADGVVQSIMPWKDGRTRVAIFMSPLNVHVNRAPLAGTVTSVEHIPGGFVPAFNKESENNERVVWHFDTELGDIEMIQIAGAVARRIVPYVPQGTKVEQGERIGLIRFGSRVDIYLPEGVEVDVEVGQKTVAGVTRIDRD from the coding sequence ATGCCCCACAGCCAAACCTCTGCACCACGCGACAGCCGGGCCGGCGTACGCCTCGCGCGCGGAGCATCGCCGTGGCTTCTTCCGACCGTCGCCACCGCAGCCCTCAGCCTGGCCCGTGCCCGGCGCTCCGGCGCCGCCAAGGCCGTCGCCGTTCCCGCCACCGCGCTCGCGGCGGGGATGCTGTGGTTCTTCCGCGACCCCGAGCGCGAGATCACGCAGGGCCGGGTCATCTCGCCCGCCGACGGTGTGGTGCAGAGCATCATGCCGTGGAAGGACGGCCGCACCCGCGTCGCGATCTTCATGAGCCCGCTCAACGTGCACGTCAACCGCGCGCCGCTGGCCGGCACGGTGACGTCGGTCGAGCACATCCCCGGTGGCTTCGTTCCCGCCTTCAACAAGGAGAGCGAGAACAACGAGCGGGTCGTGTGGCACTTCGACACCGAGCTCGGCGACATCGAGATGATCCAGATCGCCGGCGCGGTCGCCCGTCGCATCGTTCCCTACGTGCCCCAGGGCACCAAGGTCGAGCAGGGCGAGCGGATCGGCCTGATCCGTTTCGGTTCGCGTGTGGACATCTACCTGCCCGAGGGCGTGGAGGTAGACGTCGAGGTCGGTCAGAAGACCGTGGCTGGGGTGACTCGCATTGACCGTGATTGA
- the pssA gene encoding CDP-diacylglycerol--serine O-phosphatidyltransferase, with protein sequence MPLSLRLSIADTLTLGNATCGFMAVYFTTTGILIPHLTGDDAGMARNSAATAVILMLCAAVFDLFDGLVARKLRSSPMGAELDNLSDLISFGLAPAYFVLVYGMVARDAHERVAAVGAIVVLLAVVLRLARFSCVTVKDGTFQGMPSPFGALTVVSIVLLELPFVATLLAILGTAWLMVSRVEYPKPRGRLAVAMLSWIVLSMGLLAAWAFDAPSGQLLLQTGCALQLVMGAVIPLFATARRVNNFRGSRREARAAQLP encoded by the coding sequence ATGCCTCTCTCTCTTCGCCTCTCGATAGCGGACACCCTCACGCTCGGCAACGCCACGTGCGGCTTCATGGCGGTGTACTTCACCACCACCGGCATCCTGATCCCGCACCTCACGGGCGACGACGCGGGCATGGCCCGCAACAGCGCGGCCACGGCCGTGATACTGATGCTGTGCGCGGCGGTCTTCGACCTGTTCGACGGCCTCGTCGCCCGCAAGCTGCGGTCGTCGCCGATGGGCGCGGAGCTGGACAATCTCTCCGATCTGATCAGCTTCGGTTTGGCGCCCGCGTACTTCGTGCTCGTGTACGGCATGGTCGCGCGGGACGCGCATGAGCGGGTCGCGGCGGTGGGCGCGATCGTGGTGCTGCTGGCGGTGGTGCTGCGGCTTGCGCGGTTCTCGTGCGTCACCGTGAAGGACGGGACGTTCCAGGGCATGCCGTCGCCGTTCGGTGCCCTGACGGTCGTGTCGATCGTGCTGCTGGAGCTGCCCTTCGTGGCGACGCTGCTGGCGATCCTGGGTACGGCGTGGCTCATGGTGAGCCGGGTCGAGTACCCGAAGCCGCGGGGGCGGCTCGCCGTGGCGATGCTGTCGTGGATCGTGCTGAGCATGGGGCTGCTGGCGGCGTGGGCGTTCGACGCGCCGAGCGGACAGCTGCTGCTGCAGACGGGGTGCGCGCTTCAGCTGGTCATGGGTGCGGTGATTCCGCTGTTCGCGACGGCCCGGCGGGTGAACAACTTCCGCGGCAGCCGGCGCGAGGCGCGGGCGGCGCAGCTTCCGTAG
- a CDS encoding glycerate kinase, translating to MLVAADKFKGSLTAVEVAERVTAGLRRAVPHLEVEALPVADGGDGTVAAAVAAGFERREVRVAGPLGGEVTAAFALREDTAVVEMAEASGLQRLPAGVFAPLTASTYGSGELLRAALDAGARRIVFGVGGSATTDGGAGMLSALGARFLDADGEPVPPGGGGLADLATADLSGLDPRLTEIELVLASDVDNPLTGPKGAPAVYGPQKGASPDDVAALDTALAHFAKVLEGPVGPKAAEYAASPGAGAAGGIGYGALLLGARFRPGIEVMLDVLGFAPALDRADLVITGEGSLDEQTLHGKAPAGVAAAARAAGKDVVAVCGRLALPPEVLGRSGFRRAYPLTDAEPDVAKCIAEAGPILERVAERIARDFLS from the coding sequence GTGCTCGTCGCCGCGGACAAGTTCAAGGGGTCGCTGACGGCCGTGGAGGTCGCCGAGCGGGTGACGGCCGGGCTGCGCCGGGCCGTGCCGCACCTCGAGGTCGAGGCGCTGCCCGTGGCCGACGGCGGCGACGGCACCGTGGCCGCGGCGGTCGCGGCCGGGTTCGAGCGCCGGGAGGTACGGGTCGCCGGCCCCCTCGGGGGTGAGGTGACGGCGGCGTTCGCGCTGCGCGAGGACACCGCGGTCGTGGAGATGGCCGAGGCGAGCGGACTCCAGCGGCTGCCCGCCGGCGTCTTCGCCCCGCTCACGGCCTCCACGTACGGCTCCGGCGAACTGCTGCGGGCCGCCCTGGACGCCGGTGCCCGCCGCATCGTCTTCGGGGTCGGCGGCAGCGCCACCACCGACGGTGGCGCCGGAATGCTGTCCGCCCTGGGCGCCCGGTTCCTGGACGCCGACGGCGAGCCGGTACCGCCGGGCGGCGGCGGCCTCGCCGATCTGGCCACCGCCGATCTGTCGGGCCTCGACCCGCGCCTCACCGAGATCGAACTGGTCCTCGCCAGCGATGTCGACAACCCGCTGACCGGCCCGAAGGGCGCGCCCGCGGTCTACGGCCCGCAGAAGGGCGCCTCCCCGGACGACGTGGCCGCCCTGGACACCGCCCTCGCGCACTTCGCGAAGGTGCTGGAGGGGCCGGTCGGTCCGAAGGCCGCGGAGTACGCCGCCTCGCCCGGCGCGGGCGCGGCCGGCGGCATCGGCTACGGCGCCCTGCTGCTGGGCGCCCGCTTCCGCCCCGGCATCGAGGTGATGCTCGACGTCCTGGGCTTCGCACCCGCGCTGGACCGTGCCGATCTGGTGATCACCGGCGAGGGCTCCCTCGACGAACAGACCCTGCACGGCAAGGCCCCGGCAGGCGTCGCCGCGGCGGCCCGCGCCGCCGGCAAGGACGTCGTGGCGGTCTGCGGCCGCCTCGCCCTCCCCCCGGAGGTCCTGGGCCGCTCCGGCTTCCGCCGCGCCTACCCCCTGACGGACGCCGAGCCGGACGTGGCGAAGTGCATCGCCGAGGCGGGCCCGATCCTGGAACGCGTGGCAGAACGCATCGCCAGGGACTTCCTGAGCTGA
- a CDS encoding ADP-ribosylglycohydrolase family protein: protein MTLVDTEAALADRIHGGWLGRIAGNMLGKPVEQGEVWTRDRIDRYLRQAAALPLTDYLPEPIGDDETALRPEWRQCVRGRIHGSCRDDDVDYAILGLDLLETHGFGFSTEQVGDLWLLRLPYLQTFTAERAAYRNLADGLKPPLTATYDNPYQEWIGALIRADIYGWTSPGLPRRAASLARRDAVLSHTGNGVYGAMWAAALISAAFTEPTVRGAVDQALTVIPASSRLARTVRRVVSLHDTRMSWEDTLTTVAEETAGMGWIHTVPNAAVLTAGLLYGDGDFTRTITLTVRGGLDTDSNGATAGSVAGVFGGAAAIPEHWKAPLEDTVRSAVFGFDGVRISELAERTLRLAESAA from the coding sequence ATGACCCTCGTCGACACCGAAGCAGCGCTCGCCGACCGCATCCACGGCGGCTGGCTGGGCCGCATCGCGGGAAACATGCTCGGCAAACCGGTCGAACAGGGCGAGGTCTGGACACGGGACCGCATCGATCGCTACCTCCGGCAGGCCGCCGCCCTTCCCCTGACCGACTATCTGCCCGAGCCCATCGGCGACGACGAGACCGCGCTGCGGCCCGAGTGGCGCCAGTGTGTGCGCGGCCGGATCCACGGAAGCTGCCGTGACGACGACGTCGACTACGCGATCCTCGGCCTCGACCTGCTGGAGACCCACGGCTTCGGCTTCAGCACCGAGCAGGTCGGCGACCTGTGGCTGCTGCGGCTGCCGTATCTCCAGACGTTCACCGCCGAACGGGCCGCGTACCGCAATCTGGCCGACGGGCTCAAGCCGCCGCTGACGGCGACGTACGACAATCCGTACCAGGAGTGGATCGGGGCGCTGATCAGGGCCGACATCTACGGCTGGACCAGCCCGGGCCTGCCGCGGCGGGCCGCCTCGCTGGCCCGGCGGGACGCGGTGCTGTCGCACACCGGCAACGGGGTCTACGGGGCGATGTGGGCGGCGGCGCTGATCTCGGCGGCGTTCACGGAACCCACCGTGCGCGGCGCCGTCGACCAGGCCCTGACCGTGATCCCGGCGAGCAGCCGGCTGGCCCGCACGGTGCGCCGGGTGGTATCCCTGCACGACACCCGGATGTCCTGGGAGGACACGCTGACCACGGTCGCCGAGGAGACCGCCGGGATGGGCTGGATCCACACCGTTCCCAATGCCGCCGTCCTCACCGCCGGGCTGCTCTACGGCGACGGCGACTTCACGCGCACCATCACCCTGACCGTCCGCGGCGGTCTGGACACCGACTCCAACGGCGCGACCGCGGGTTCGGTGGCGGGCGTGTTCGGCGGGGCGGCCGCCATCCCCGAGCACTGGAAGGCTCCGCTGGAGGACACGGTCCGCAGTGCGGTGTTCGGCTTCGACGGGGTGCGGATCAGCGAGCTGGCGGAGCGGACGCTACGGCTGGCGGAGTCGGCGGCCTGA